In Melospiza melodia melodia isolate bMelMel2 chromosome 30, bMelMel2.pri, whole genome shotgun sequence, the DNA window ATCAGGACATTCCCAATCCCCCTGGAACGGGGATCAGGACATTCCAAATCCCCCTGGAAGGGGGATCAGGATATTCCCAATCCCTCTGGAATGGAGATCAGGACATTCCCAATCCCCCTGGAAGGGGGATCAGGATATTCCCAATCCCTCTGGAATGGAGATCAGGATATTCCCAATCCCCCTGGAAAGGGGATCAGGATATTCCCAATCCCTCTGGAATGGCGATCAGGATATTCCCAATCCCCCTGGAATAAGGATCAGGATATTCCCAATCCCCCTGGAACGGGGATCAGGATATTCCCAATCCCTCTGGAATGGAGATCAGGATATTCCCAATCCCTCTGGAATGGAGATCAGGACATTCCCAATCCCCCTGGAATGGGGACTGGGATATTCCCAATCCCTCTGGAACGGGGATCAGGATATTCCCATTCCCCCTGGAATGGAGATCAGGACATTCCCAATCCCCCTGGAATAAGGATCAGGATATTCCCAATCCCCCAATTAATTCTCCTTTGGGGGGGAATTAGGGCTCCATCCCAGACAATTCCCAGATGGAAAGAAAACCCCCATTTCCTTTCTGATTTTATTGATTTGTTTATTAAAGCCCGATGCAGAGGtgtggggaagggaaggagaaaccCCCAAAGatcaaaacatttttatttcagaCAAATAATTAATAAAACTAAACCAACCCAAACGTGAGGCAGCGCAGCCCTGGGTGTGGCTGCCCCTTCCCACCCCCCAATGCTGATTTTGAGGTCCCCTGTTCTGATTTATGCAAAAATGAGCAAATTTGGAGCCTGATCTGGTGCTCTGCACCCTTGGTCACATCCAACCCTTGGAGCAGAATCAGCCCTGGCAGGATTGGGGCATCCCTTGGAGCAATCCCAAGGGAAATGGGGCAAGGCACGGTGAGCAAGCAAGGGAAAAATCAAGGAAAACCTACATGGATTTACCTGAAACGCTATAAAAATAAAGAGGACTAATTAACTAATTAAGACTAACTTATCAGTTAAATGACGCTGCCAGACTGGTCCATAGAGTTTAGGCCCTGACCAGGATTCCTTAAAATCATCTTTTCTAGAAAATTCTAGGTTTTGCTATCATTCTCTAGTATATACACACACGCACTTGGCCCCACTACAGTGGGGGCACAACCAGccagaaaaataaattacaaacCCCCCCAGTAGCATCAAATATACAGATCACTCCTTgcagctatttttttttctttttttttcttctttttttctatttttgaggtactttttcagcttttttttttttttttttttttttttttttttaatttttgcttgGCTCTAAGTGAATTCTACCTGCAGAAGCATCAGCATGACTGGAAgtatttttctgtgtgttttaagCATGATTGTTTTCATTGTAAATGTATAAACCCCCTTGCTGGGCTATTTACACCCTGGATCTGGGATGTGCAGTGGAGAAGCTGCCACCATCCTGTGGAGCAGGTgatggagaaaatgggaaaaaggcTCCACAGGGTGATGGGTCTGTCCCAGCTTGTTCAAAGTTCAtctggggagaggggctgggctgggggggctccctgaggaggaggaggatggtgggAGAACTCCATCCTGCTGTATCTCTGtccctgccttcctcctcctcctccctccaggGTCTTCCTCCAGCTCTTTCCCAcgctggtggtggccttggggacaggacaGTGTCACATCCACCTTGCCACGGGTGGCACATGGGGCCcgggcagcccagccccttccccagcaggCAGCAAAGTGGGGGTGAGATCACATCATCCAAAATCCTTTTAAaaatagaccaaaaaaaaaaaaaaaaaaaaaaagggggaaaaacaaaaaaaaaaaggctccgtTCCCAAGGGTGGGCAGGTGGGGACTGTGTCCCCAGTCCCCGTTGGTGGCCCGGTGGCCTCAGGATGGCAGCAGTGCAGatggcagcggggctgggggggcgtTGGGGGCGCCCTTAGCTGGGCATCTGCACCTCGTTGTACACATCTGTCCCCTCGGCCTCGTCAAAGGTCACCACGGCGTCATCTGCGTCCAGCTGCAGGGAGGAGAGGCCGTGAGGGGGacggggtggggacagggacagggacagggacagggatggatggggacagggacagggacagggacagggatggggacaggagtggggacaggaatgggacagggacggggacagggacgggaacggggacagggatggggacaggagtgggacagggacactgatggggacaggagtgggacagggacagggatgggacagggacactgatggggctggtgtgggaataggggctgggatggggacagggatggggacaggattgaggacagggacactgatggggacaggaatgggacagggacactgatggggctggtgtgggaataggggctgggatgaggctgaggaatgggatggaatggggacaggatggaCGACAGGAACACTGagggggacaggaatgggacaggaatgggacagggacactgatggggacaggatggaggacagggacactgctggggctggagatgagggaggggctgggatgaggctggggaaaggaatgggatagggacagggatggggcagggatggggacagagatggggatggggacagagggagggTGGAGATGGCGACGGGGAGGAGAACAGGGACAGGAATAAGGCAGAAATGGAGCcgaggacaggagcaggagcagggagagaggcggggctggcacagggctggcagtgccagggctgcgtACACATTTGAGCTCGATGTCCCGGAAGATCCTGGGCAGCAGGAAGCGCCGCAGGGGCACGGTGAGGATGAGGACAAAGGGCAGAGCCAGCGAGGCCGGCGTGGACTTCACCACCCACAGCACCACGAGGAAAACGATCTGGGTGAAGGTGAAGAGGTGCATCCTCCAAGTCTTCACCTGTGGGACGAGGAGCAGAGGGTTGAGGACAGGGACAGCGTCCCACACTGAGGACAGGGACAGCGTCCCACACTGAGGACAGGGACGGTGTCCCACACCTTTGTGGGGTGTTGGCTGCTGGGGGAGCAGTGCAGGGTCCCACCCAGCAGCGCTGAAGGAGGAGTTGGCTCTCTGGGGAGCCTCAGGACGCCCCAAACCCACAGCCCACTCACCCTGGTGACGTAGGGCTCATCAGGGTGGTACTTGGGGGGCTTCAGCAGGAGCAGGATGCGGTCAAAGAGCTGGATGCCAAAGAGGGAGGTGACGCCCATGTAGAGGAAGATGCCAAAGAGCACAGCCAGGGGGATGTACTTCAGGATGGGCTCCATCAGGATGGAGACGCCTGTGGGGGAGAAGGAGAGGATGGAGAGAGTCCCTGGGCACCCCCGACCCTCGCTGCCCATCCGGGGACCCCTGCCCAGCTCACCAAtgagcacagccaccagcaggccGCTGATGCGCTGCTCCTTGACCTCCAGGATCTGGGATTTGCCCCCCGGGGCCGAGGTCTTGCTCATGATGGTGAGGGCGTTGGCGTGGGTGATGGTGCGCACGGTGGTGGCACTGAGCCAGGGCATGCCAAAGAGGGCTGCCAGCCCCCCCATGGCCACGATCAGCAGCAGGTCCAGGTGGAAGCCCGTGCCCTTCACCAGCTTCCTCTCGGGCTTGCTGACGATGAGGCTGTGGGGACGCGGGGAGCAGTTGGTGACACAGTGCCAGGGGAGGTGCCCTCCGTCCCCAGCCCACCAGGGCACCCCacagccctcccctgcccacaCCCCCGTCCTCACGTGGTGATCTGCGTCTCgaggaagatgaggatgaagACCAGAAGGGCGGGAATCACGGAGGCAAACATCATCCAGATGGGGAAGGGGGTGGTGTCGCCCATGGGGTGGATGAACCAGCCCCGGGCAGTGGCGTTGGtgacctgcagccctttggggaCGCTGAGTTTCTGGAGGGCGGCAGAGATGGGACAGTGAGGGGTGGGACACAGGGACGAGCACCCTCTCCCGTGTCCCCACGTGGGGACACCcttcccccccagccctgccctcccagaCCTGGGTGTAGGTGTCGTTGATGAAGAAATCAGCCAGTGCCATGATGAAGATGGAAATGGGCACCCCAAAGTCCCCGATCAGGCGCCGCACCTGTGGGGACAGCATGAGGAACCTGCAGGGCCCTTCGTCCCGGGGCTCCCACCACCCCTTCCttcccctgcaggaacagccactGAAcccccagatcttgtcccccctGGGCGCAGGGGGACCCTCACCTTGCCGGGCAGGAAGGAGCTGTTCTTGAACACGCGGAGGAAGTAGGCCAGGAAGAAGGTGCCAGCCATGAGCACCAGGGACAGCAGCGCCGTGTTGGGCTCGGGCACCCCGGGCTGCACCTCAGCCTGCACGTTGTATTCCCTCTGCAGTGGGTGTTGCTTGAAAATCTGGGgagagaaggggagagggtgagggagagtggggatggggatgccctgcacccccctgccatggtggGAGCCCTGTGGCAGCTTCCATGTGGGTTCAGGATGGCAgccaggggctgggagaggctgagagcCCAGCACAGACTGAGCAGGGggtgtttttgtggttttggaaGTGGGGACAGAGCAAGGGCTGCGTGGTGCAGTGGGGATGGACAAGTGCGCCCCAAAATCCCTCTGCAGAGAGAAGCGTGGATCGCAGGATCACAGAACAGCCAGCACTGGAAGGGGCCTCGTGAGCTGGGAAACACCTGGAAAAGGGGAGGCAGCACCAGGAGACTCCATCCCTCACCTGCATCCCACTGTTTCCATGGAAACCTGGGTGATAACCACAATCTGCAGCCCCCCACCCCCGCCGTGGGACCCCCGTGCCCCTCACCGTGACCAGCTTGGAGAAGGTCTCGAAGATgaagatgagggagatgaggaaGGAGAAGATCTCCTGCGTGTAGCGGGACAGGTAGCGCACCAGGAAGCTGCCCTCGCAcgccaccaccaccagcaccagcaggatcAGCCAGAACCCGATCCAGACCCGTCCCACGATGTACTCCAGGCCATTGCTGCTGCAGAACTGCGGAGCCAGAGGGCACAGCCCTGTCAGGGTGTGGGCACCCAGCTGGGCTGGACCCCCGTGGCGTCACCCACCCACCCAGCAGCACCCGCCTGGGAACCCCCCTGGGGTGTCACCCACGCGGGGACAGCTGGTTGGCATCACCCACCTGGTGTCACATCACCCCAGGGCCAGCACCTGGGTGGCTCTACCTGTGTGCTCTCACCCTTGGGTCATCACATGGGTGGCATCACCTTCACGTGCCatccccctgtgccatcccccaCACGGCtgcaccctgtccctgtccccatttcatccccatccccatccctgtcctgtccctgtccccatccccgtccctgttcctgtcccaaagctggtggggacaccccagcctcactgtggggacagctggtggcagctgggaggcacccaggggcacagggggcacccaCCGAGTAGAAGGCTTCCTCAAAGACCAGCAGGGGTCCCGAGAAGCCGACGACGAGGAGGGGCTGGGCGCTGAGGAGGCTGAAGAGCACGCACTGCACACAGGTGGAGATGAGCAGCTCTGACACCCCCATCATCCCCTTGGTCTTCTCACCTGGTGGGAGCGGAGACGGTGGGTGCCGGGCtggggggacagc includes these proteins:
- the SLC4A1 gene encoding band 3 anion transport protein isoform X2, with amino-acid sequence MRRSLDPEGYEDPGLKSSHLSLGEMSTVSVTDVDLEAAGSRRLLSQPDSHEGYVELHELVLDNAKDLCWMEAGHWLRLEEDFQESGDWSQPHLSFLTYHSLLEIRRALSKGAILLNMEANSLPAIVHILLDQLIYEGQMKPQDRDDVMRTLLLRHSHPTEDESVWTMPPALVQRSGTGRADVERPLLREQRPVEMSRMAGKEQSGVPKPQLLETIPEGAEATLVLVGCAAFLEQPVLAFVRLKDAVTLDGVLDVSIPVRFLVVVLGPDTPHISYHEIGRAIGTMMSERVFRRDAYLAEGRQELLRAVEDFLDASIVLPPSEAPSEPLLRALVPLQRELLRRRYQPLERLHIGDFLKDLGTAGTPAVRCARWDPLLARGVPSWAAGVSPGKDEAAAEDDDPLRRTGRPFGGLVRDIRRRYPKYLSDIKDALNPQCLAAVIFIYFAALSPAITFGGLLGEKTKGMMGVSELLISTCVQCVLFSLLSAQPLLVVGFSGPLLVFEEAFYSFCSSNGLEYIVGRVWIGFWLILLVLVVVACEGSFLVRYLSRYTQEIFSFLISLIFIFETFSKLVTIFKQHPLQREYNVQAEVQPGVPEPNTALLSLVLMAGTFFLAYFLRVFKNSSFLPGKVRRLIGDFGVPISIFIMALADFFINDTYTQKLSVPKGLQVTNATARGWFIHPMGDTTPFPIWMMFASVIPALLVFILIFLETQITTLIVSKPERKLVKGTGFHLDLLLIVAMGGLAALFGMPWLSATTVRTITHANALTIMSKTSAPGGKSQILEVKEQRISGLLVAVLIGVSILMEPILKYIPLAVLFGIFLYMGVTSLFGIQLFDRILLLLKPPKYHPDEPYVTRVKTWRMHLFTFTQIVFLVVLWVVKSTPASLALPFVLILTVPLRRFLLPRIFRDIELKCLDADDAVVTFDEAEGTDVYNEVQMPS
- the SLC4A1 gene encoding band 3 anion transport protein isoform X1; protein product: MEGPGQEAYEEGMRRSLDPEGYEDPGLKSSHLSLGEMSTVSVTDVDLEAAGSRRLLSQPDSHEGYVELHELVLDNAKDLCWMEAGHWLRLEEDFQESGDWSQPHLSFLTYHSLLEIRRALSKGAILLNMEANSLPAIVHILLDQLIYEGQMKPQDRDDVMRTLLLRHSHPTEDESVWTMPPALVQRSGTGRADVERPLLREQRPVEMSRMAGKEQSGVPKPQLLETIPEGAEATLVLVGCAAFLEQPVLAFVRLKDAVTLDGVLDVSIPVRFLVVVLGPDTPHISYHEIGRAIGTMMSERVFRRDAYLAEGRQELLRAVEDFLDASIVLPPSEAPSEPLLRALVPLQRELLRRRYQPLERLHIGDFLKDLGTAGTPAVRCARWDPLLARGVPSWAAGVSPGKDEAAAEDDDPLRRTGRPFGGLVRDIRRRYPKYLSDIKDALNPQCLAAVIFIYFAALSPAITFGGLLGEKTKGMMGVSELLISTCVQCVLFSLLSAQPLLVVGFSGPLLVFEEAFYSFCSSNGLEYIVGRVWIGFWLILLVLVVVACEGSFLVRYLSRYTQEIFSFLISLIFIFETFSKLVTIFKQHPLQREYNVQAEVQPGVPEPNTALLSLVLMAGTFFLAYFLRVFKNSSFLPGKVRRLIGDFGVPISIFIMALADFFINDTYTQKLSVPKGLQVTNATARGWFIHPMGDTTPFPIWMMFASVIPALLVFILIFLETQITTLIVSKPERKLVKGTGFHLDLLLIVAMGGLAALFGMPWLSATTVRTITHANALTIMSKTSAPGGKSQILEVKEQRISGLLVAVLIGVSILMEPILKYIPLAVLFGIFLYMGVTSLFGIQLFDRILLLLKPPKYHPDEPYVTRVKTWRMHLFTFTQIVFLVVLWVVKSTPASLALPFVLILTVPLRRFLLPRIFRDIELKCLDADDAVVTFDEAEGTDVYNEVQMPS
- the SLC4A1 gene encoding band 3 anion transport protein isoform X3; translated protein: MEGPGQEAYEEGMRRSLDPEGYEDPGLKSSHLSLGEMSTVSVTDVDLEAAGSRRLLSQPDSHEGYVELHELVLDNAKDLCWMEAGHWLRLEEDFQESGDWSQPHLSFLTYHSLLEIRRALSKGAILLNMEANSLPAIVHILLDQLIYEGQMKPQDRDDVMRTLLLRHSHPTEDESVWTMPPALVQRSGTGRADVERPLLREQRPVEMSRMAGKEQSGVPKPQLLETIPEGAEATLVLVGCAAFLEQPVLAFVRLKDAVTLDGVLDVSIPVRFLVVVLGPDTPHISYHEIGRAIGTMMSERVFRRDAYLAEGRQELLRAVEDFLDASIVLPPSEAPSEPLLRALVPLQRELLRRRYQPLERLHIGDFLKDLGKDEAAAEDDDPLRRTGRPFGGLVRDIRRRYPKYLSDIKDALNPQCLAAVIFIYFAALSPAITFGGLLGEKTKGMMGVSELLISTCVQCVLFSLLSAQPLLVVGFSGPLLVFEEAFYSFCSSNGLEYIVGRVWIGFWLILLVLVVVACEGSFLVRYLSRYTQEIFSFLISLIFIFETFSKLVTIFKQHPLQREYNVQAEVQPGVPEPNTALLSLVLMAGTFFLAYFLRVFKNSSFLPGKVRRLIGDFGVPISIFIMALADFFINDTYTQKLSVPKGLQVTNATARGWFIHPMGDTTPFPIWMMFASVIPALLVFILIFLETQITTLIVSKPERKLVKGTGFHLDLLLIVAMGGLAALFGMPWLSATTVRTITHANALTIMSKTSAPGGKSQILEVKEQRISGLLVAVLIGVSILMEPILKYIPLAVLFGIFLYMGVTSLFGIQLFDRILLLLKPPKYHPDEPYVTRVKTWRMHLFTFTQIVFLVVLWVVKSTPASLALPFVLILTVPLRRFLLPRIFRDIELKCLDADDAVVTFDEAEGTDVYNEVQMPS